From one Dyella sp. 2HG41-7 genomic stretch:
- a CDS encoding GNAT family N-acetyltransferase, which translates to MSINDIRIETERLILRPPAADDFGAYAANMADHEAARFIGGQQTRPVAWRGFLSLSGAWLIQGFSMFSVIEKATGRWIGRLGPWHPEGWPGTEVGWALSREAWGKGYAYEGTVAAIDWAFEHLAWNDIIHSINTDNLPSKALAKRLGSTFLRHSPLPEPYQDVTVEIWGQTREQWLQRK; encoded by the coding sequence GTGTCGATCAACGATATTCGCATCGAAACCGAACGCCTGATTCTGCGTCCGCCGGCCGCCGATGACTTCGGCGCTTACGCGGCGAACATGGCCGATCACGAAGCCGCGCGATTTATCGGCGGCCAGCAGACGCGCCCGGTCGCGTGGCGCGGATTTCTGTCGCTTTCGGGCGCTTGGCTGATCCAGGGTTTTTCGATGTTTTCGGTCATCGAGAAAGCCACCGGCCGCTGGATCGGTCGTCTCGGTCCCTGGCATCCCGAAGGATGGCCCGGCACCGAAGTGGGCTGGGCGCTGTCGCGCGAAGCATGGGGCAAAGGTTACGCCTACGAAGGCACCGTCGCTGCAATCGATTGGGCGTTCGAGCACCTCGCATGGAACGACATCATTCATTCCATCAATACCGACAACCTGCCGTCGAAAGCCCTAGCTAAACGACTGGGATCGACGTTTCTGCGCCACTCCCCGTTACCTGAGCCTTATCAGGATGTAACGGTCGAAATTTGGGGGCAGACGCGGGAACAGTGGTTGCAACGCAAATGA
- a CDS encoding acyl-CoA dehydrogenase family protein encodes MAARLNPLDLYDVRSMLTDEERMVQDTVGRFVDEKVLPIIGDCFDKGRFPDELIPEIANLGLLGATIPEKYGCAGMNGVSYGLICQELERGDSGLRSFASVQSSLCMYPIYAYGNEEQKMHYLPKMAAGEIIGCFGLTEPHGGSDPANMKTNAKKDGGDWVINGAKMWITNGNLAHIAIVWAQTDDGIQGFIVPTDTKGFTAQEVHKKMSLRASVTSALFFDNVRVPDANRLPNVKGLKGPLGCLTQARYGITWGPIGAAQACLQEVLDYTQERVLFNRPLAANQAIQLKMADMARRITLAQLLSLQLGRLKDAGKMEPTQVSLAKWNNVRMAIDIARECRDILGGAGITVEHSAIRHALNLESVITYEGTETVHQLVVGRELTGINAF; translated from the coding sequence ATGGCAGCCCGACTGAACCCCCTCGACCTGTATGACGTCCGTTCCATGCTCACCGACGAAGAGCGCATGGTGCAGGACACGGTGGGGCGTTTCGTCGACGAAAAGGTGCTGCCGATCATTGGCGATTGCTTCGACAAGGGGCGCTTTCCTGACGAACTGATCCCGGAAATCGCCAACCTCGGCCTGTTGGGCGCCACCATTCCCGAAAAATACGGTTGCGCCGGCATGAACGGCGTCAGCTACGGCCTGATCTGCCAGGAGCTTGAGCGCGGCGATTCCGGCCTGCGCAGCTTCGCGTCCGTGCAGAGCTCGCTGTGCATGTATCCCATTTACGCGTACGGCAACGAAGAGCAGAAGATGCATTACCTGCCCAAGATGGCGGCGGGCGAAATCATCGGCTGTTTCGGCCTGACCGAACCGCACGGCGGTTCCGATCCGGCCAATATGAAGACCAACGCCAAGAAAGACGGCGGCGACTGGGTCATCAACGGCGCCAAGATGTGGATCACCAACGGCAACCTCGCGCATATCGCCATTGTGTGGGCGCAGACCGACGACGGCATCCAGGGTTTTATCGTTCCTACCGACACCAAGGGTTTTACCGCGCAGGAAGTGCACAAGAAGATGAGCCTGCGCGCGTCGGTGACGTCCGCGCTGTTCTTCGACAATGTGCGCGTGCCGGATGCGAACCGCTTACCGAACGTGAAAGGCCTGAAAGGTCCGCTCGGCTGCCTGACGCAAGCGCGTTATGGCATCACCTGGGGCCCGATCGGCGCCGCGCAGGCATGCCTGCAGGAAGTGCTCGATTACACGCAGGAGCGCGTGCTGTTCAATCGCCCGCTCGCGGCGAACCAGGCCATTCAATTGAAGATGGCCGACATGGCGCGCCGCATTACCTTGGCGCAGCTGTTGTCGCTGCAGCTCGGCCGTTTGAAAGACGCGGGCAAGATGGAGCCCACGCAGGTGTCGCTGGCGAAATGGAACAACGTGCGCATGGCCATCGATATCGCGCGCGAATGCCGCGACATTCTCGGCGGCGCCGGCATTACCGTCGAACATTCCGCGATTCGCCACGCGTTGAATCTGGAATCCGTGATCACCTACGAAGGCACGGAGACCGTGCATCAGTTGGTGGTGGGCCGCGAGCTGACGGGCATCAACGCGTTCTGA
- a CDS encoding DMT family transporter has protein sequence MIKGILLGFASFAAYAISDAFVKSLYGSVPPYESVFFGAVFGLFALPFIMRKGDRWRDAVTAQRPSLWWLRAAAGAFGNIASVTAFTLLPMAEVFTMIFLMPIFVTILSVIFLKEHVGWRRWSAVVVGFAGVLVVLRPGFRALGVGDIAALVCGLFAAASVVALRMAGPHEKRTSLYGAGVLGPLIIGGLMMIPHFRWPNLHEWGLLAGYGLLAALAGVLLMYATLIAPANRVAPTQYSQMLWAIGFGYWLFGDTLDWPMLIGIVMILGAGLFTLVREEKVTPWWRRQKIV, from the coding sequence ATGATCAAAGGCATCCTTCTCGGCTTCGCCAGCTTCGCGGCCTACGCGATCAGCGACGCATTCGTGAAGTCGTTGTACGGTTCGGTGCCGCCTTACGAATCGGTGTTTTTCGGCGCGGTGTTCGGGCTGTTCGCCCTTCCCTTCATCATGCGCAAAGGCGATCGCTGGCGCGACGCGGTGACGGCGCAACGGCCTTCGCTGTGGTGGCTGCGTGCGGCAGCGGGCGCGTTCGGCAATATCGCTTCGGTCACAGCCTTCACGTTGCTGCCGATGGCCGAAGTATTCACGATGATTTTTCTGATGCCGATCTTCGTGACGATTCTCTCGGTGATTTTTTTGAAAGAGCACGTCGGCTGGCGCCGCTGGTCGGCGGTGGTCGTCGGCTTTGCGGGCGTGCTGGTCGTGTTGCGCCCGGGTTTTCGCGCGCTGGGCGTGGGCGATATCGCGGCCTTGGTGTGCGGCTTGTTCGCTGCGGCGTCGGTGGTTGCGTTGCGCATGGCCGGTCCGCATGAAAAACGCACCAGTCTTTACGGCGCCGGCGTATTGGGTCCGTTGATTATCGGCGGGCTGATGATGATTCCGCACTTCCGCTGGCCCAATCTCCACGAGTGGGGCTTGCTCGCCGGCTACGGACTTCTCGCCGCGCTAGCGGGCGTACTGCTGATGTACGCCACCTTGATCGCCCCGGCCAACCGCGTGGCGCCCACGCAATACAGCCAAATGCTATGGGCCATCGGTTTCGGCTACTGGCTGTTCGGCGACACGCTCGACTGGCCGATGCTGATCGGCATCGTGATGATTCTGGGCGCGGGCCTGTTCACCTTGGTGCGCGAAGAGAAAGTCACACCGTGGTGGCGGCGTCAGAAAATTGTCTAA
- a CDS encoding GDCCVxC domain-containing (seleno)protein: MSDVILQSVITCPHCGFSREETMPVDACLFFYDCTHCNALLRPKSGDCCVFCSYGSVKCPPIQQHSSDATHQDGESASPCCGRHH; the protein is encoded by the coding sequence ATGAGCGACGTGATTTTGCAGTCGGTGATCACATGTCCTCATTGCGGGTTCTCCCGCGAGGAAACCATGCCGGTCGACGCCTGCCTGTTTTTCTACGACTGCACGCATTGCAACGCGCTGCTTCGCCCCAAGTCCGGCGATTGCTGCGTGTTTTGTTCGTACGGCTCGGTCAAGTGTCCACCGATCCAACAGCATTCCAGCGACGCGACGCATCAAGACGGCGAAAGCGCGTCCCCGTGTTGCGGTCGTCATCATTAA